In a genomic window of Pedosphaera parvula Ellin514:
- a CDS encoding NifU family protein translates to MSLNPATHDHTNPVSQTIPPKSNGAVRPIDELNEQGRRVQELVDQVDAVADPATRALLQDCLQSVLALHGQGLAQVLQVVQDSGYEGQKVFDRLIHDSVVRRLLLIHGLHPVNLEARLLEALDKVRPYMESHGGNVELISLVNDKACLRLQGTCKSCPSSAITLELAVRHAIEEACPDLIGFEVEGAVEPTTLDQTSSDAKFQPASWTLLEDLAQLNNDNLRVIETKGISLLICKVNENLYAYRNLCPACGLAFKSDGLEEGQLKCPIGHRYDAQRAGAGVHNLDLHLDPFPLLVENGRVKVSLR, encoded by the coding sequence ATGTCACTTAATCCAGCTACGCACGATCACACGAATCCAGTCAGCCAGACTATCCCTCCTAAATCGAACGGCGCGGTGCGGCCAATCGATGAACTGAATGAGCAGGGCAGGCGCGTTCAGGAATTGGTTGACCAGGTCGACGCCGTGGCCGACCCGGCGACACGCGCACTGCTGCAGGATTGTTTGCAGTCAGTGCTGGCGCTCCACGGTCAGGGCCTGGCGCAGGTGCTGCAGGTTGTGCAGGACTCCGGCTACGAGGGACAAAAGGTTTTCGACCGGCTGATACACGACAGCGTGGTTCGCCGGTTGCTGCTTATTCATGGGCTGCACCCGGTGAATCTTGAGGCCCGTCTGCTTGAGGCTTTGGACAAGGTCCGTCCTTACATGGAAAGTCACGGTGGTAATGTTGAGCTGATCAGCCTCGTAAACGACAAGGCTTGTTTGCGTTTGCAAGGCACGTGTAAAAGCTGTCCTTCCTCAGCCATAACTTTGGAGTTGGCGGTGAGACATGCCATCGAAGAAGCCTGTCCCGATCTGATAGGCTTCGAGGTGGAGGGAGCGGTCGAGCCAACCACACTGGACCAAACGTCCTCCGATGCAAAGTTTCAACCGGCATCGTGGACTTTACTTGAAGACCTTGCTCAGCTTAACAATGACAACCTGCGGGTGATCGAGACTAAGGGCATTTCGCTCCTTATTTGCAAGGTGAACGAAAATCTTTACGCCTATCGCAATCTTTGTCCTGCGTGCGGTCTGGCTTTCAAATCCGATGGACTTGAGGAAGGCCAGCTTAAATGTCCGATCGGTCATCGTTATGATGCACAACGCGCAGGTGCTGGCGTTCACAACCTGGATCTCCATCTCGACCCATTCCCGCTGCTGGTGGAAAATGGCCGGGTCAAAGTCTCCTTGAGGTGA
- a CDS encoding hydrogenase expression protein HypE has translation MKTSEVLANRLPDVKEIHIVWMTSGLSCDGDSISTTAATLPSIEDVVMGNIPGLPKVHLHNPVLAYEVGGDFMKYWHMAAQGKLDPFVLVLEGSVPNESIKAEGYWAAMGTDPHTGQPITTNEWIDRLAPKALAIVCAGTCATYGGIHAMEGNPTGAMGLADYLGWNWRSKAGLPIVNVPGCPVQPDNMMETLLYLLYQVAGLAPMIPLDEQLRPTWLFGKTVHEGCDRGSYYEQADFAHEYGSPKCLVKVGCWGPVVNCNVTKRGWMDGIGGCPNVGGICIGCTMPGFPDKFMPFMDAPPGASLSTSVVGMWGGVVRKLRAITNRTVNKEPKWHHRGPELTTGYRPKYYGNGHGRG, from the coding sequence ATGAAAACCTCGGAAGTCCTGGCCAATCGGCTGCCGGACGTTAAAGAAATCCACATTGTTTGGATGACTAGTGGTCTGAGTTGTGATGGAGACTCCATTTCCACCACTGCCGCCACACTGCCCAGCATTGAGGATGTTGTCATGGGAAACATTCCGGGACTGCCGAAGGTGCATCTGCACAATCCGGTTCTGGCCTATGAAGTGGGCGGTGATTTTATGAAGTACTGGCACATGGCGGCCCAGGGAAAACTGGATCCCTTCGTGCTGGTGCTCGAGGGTTCGGTTCCTAATGAGAGTATTAAAGCGGAAGGCTACTGGGCCGCCATGGGCACTGATCCCCATACGGGTCAGCCCATCACGACCAACGAATGGATAGATCGATTGGCGCCCAAGGCTCTCGCCATTGTTTGCGCGGGCACGTGTGCCACCTATGGCGGTATTCATGCCATGGAAGGCAATCCCACCGGTGCGATGGGGCTGGCTGATTATCTCGGTTGGAACTGGCGCTCAAAGGCTGGATTGCCCATCGTGAATGTGCCCGGCTGCCCGGTTCAACCTGACAACATGATGGAGACGTTGCTCTATCTTCTTTATCAGGTCGCGGGCCTCGCACCGATGATTCCGCTGGATGAACAGTTAAGGCCCACCTGGCTTTTCGGTAAAACCGTTCACGAAGGCTGCGATCGCGGCAGTTACTATGAGCAGGCTGACTTTGCGCACGAATACGGCTCGCCCAAGTGCCTGGTCAAGGTCGGTTGCTGGGGACCGGTGGTGAATTGCAATGTGACCAAGCGGGGTTGGATGGACGGTATCGGTGGCTGCCCAAATGTCGGCGGTATTTGTATCGGCTGCACCATGCCCGGCTTCCCGGATAAGTTCATGCCTTTTATGGATGCGCCACCAGGAGCATCACTTTCAACCTCGGTTGTTGGAATGTGGGGCGGCGTAGTGCGAAAATTGCGCGCCATCACCAACCGCACGGTGAATAAGGAACCGAAATGGCACCATCGAGGACCCGAACTTACGACAGGTTACAGGCCCAAATATTATGGCAATGGCCATGGCCGGGGATAA
- a CDS encoding nickel-dependent hydrogenase large subunit codes for MAEAIATQPRQTTPGKRGEIVEMSWDPITRIVGSLGIFTKIDFENKKVVECHATSSIFRGYSIFMQNKDPRDTHFITSRICGICGDNHATCSVYAQNMAYGIKPPPLAEWIINLGEAAEYMFDHCIYQDNLVGVDFCEMMVRETNPGVWEKAKVTAAPHAKDHGYRTIGEIMTALNPFEGEFYRKTLQMSRVTREMFCLMEGRHVHPSTLYPGGVGTVPSIQTFTDYLTRLMNYVEFMKAVVPLHDDLFDFFYEALPGYEKVGQRRVLLGCWGSFQDPDVCDYNYKTMDEWGRAMFVTPGIIVDGELVTTNLIDINLGIRILLGSSYYEDWQDNGKTFVKQDPLGNPVDKRHPWNQTTTPRPQKRDFDDKYTWVMSPRWFDKRSGDHLALDTGGGPIARLWTTALANLVDIGYIKATGNSVKIRLPKTGLKPEVELEWKVPKWSNAIERDRARSYFQAYAAAVALYCVEQAMKEVLAGRTQTFTPFKVPEEAISCGFHEAVRGVLSHHMVIKNRKVANYHPYPPTPWNASPRDSYGTPGPYEDAVQNTPIFEENGPDKFKGIDIMRTVRSFDPCLPCGVHMYLGKGKLLKQLHTPTAFAPLAKK; via the coding sequence ATGGCCGAAGCAATTGCAACTCAACCGAGACAGACGACACCCGGTAAACGTGGTGAAATCGTCGAAATGTCCTGGGACCCAATTACCCGTATTGTTGGCAGTCTGGGCATTTTTACCAAGATCGACTTCGAAAATAAAAAGGTTGTCGAGTGCCATGCCACCTCATCCATCTTTCGCGGTTACAGCATTTTCATGCAAAACAAGGACCCGCGCGACACGCACTTTATTACCAGTCGTATCTGCGGCATCTGTGGTGACAATCATGCCACTTGCTCGGTTTATGCGCAGAACATGGCTTACGGCATCAAGCCACCGCCACTGGCTGAGTGGATCATCAATCTGGGTGAAGCCGCCGAATACATGTTCGATCATTGTATTTATCAAGACAACCTTGTGGGTGTGGATTTCTGCGAAATGATGGTGCGGGAGACCAACCCTGGTGTCTGGGAAAAAGCCAAGGTGACTGCTGCGCCGCACGCCAAGGATCATGGATATCGGACCATCGGCGAAATCATGACCGCCCTTAATCCGTTTGAGGGTGAATTCTACCGCAAAACTTTGCAGATGAGCCGCGTGACTCGCGAAATGTTCTGTCTCATGGAAGGCCGTCACGTACATCCTTCAACCCTTTATCCGGGCGGGGTTGGCACAGTCCCCTCGATCCAGACCTTTACGGATTACCTGACGCGGTTGATGAATTATGTCGAGTTTATGAAGGCTGTTGTACCACTGCACGACGACCTGTTTGATTTCTTTTACGAAGCACTGCCGGGTTACGAGAAGGTCGGCCAACGGCGTGTGCTGCTCGGTTGCTGGGGTTCCTTCCAGGACCCTGATGTGTGTGATTACAATTACAAAACCATGGACGAATGGGGCAGGGCGATGTTTGTCACACCCGGCATCATCGTCGATGGCGAACTTGTCACGACCAACTTGATCGACATCAACCTCGGCATTCGCATTCTGTTGGGTTCCTCCTACTACGAAGACTGGCAGGATAATGGGAAAACTTTTGTTAAACAGGACCCGTTGGGCAATCCGGTGGACAAACGACATCCCTGGAATCAGACCACCACGCCAAGACCGCAGAAGCGTGACTTCGACGATAAGTATACCTGGGTAATGTCGCCGCGTTGGTTTGATAAGCGCTCGGGCGATCATCTTGCATTGGACACCGGTGGTGGCCCCATCGCCAGGCTTTGGACAACCGCACTCGCCAATCTCGTGGACATCGGCTACATCAAAGCCACCGGCAACAGTGTCAAAATTCGCCTGCCTAAGACGGGGTTGAAGCCCGAAGTCGAGTTGGAGTGGAAGGTTCCAAAGTGGAGCAACGCCATCGAGCGCGACCGTGCCCGGTCTTATTTCCAAGCCTATGCAGCGGCTGTTGCCCTCTACTGCGTAGAACAGGCCATGAAGGAAGTGCTCGCCGGCCGGACGCAAACATTCACGCCCTTCAAAGTGCCGGAGGAGGCCATTAGTTGTGGTTTCCACGAAGCAGTGCGCGGAGTGCTTTCACACCATATGGTCATCAAAAATCGCAAGGTGGCAAACTATCATCCTTACCCGCCCACCCCATGGAATGCCAGTCCGCGTGACAGTTACGGCACGCCCGGGCCTTATGAAGATGCCGTCCAGAACACGCCAATCTTCGAGGAGAACGGCCCCGATAAGTTCAAGGGCATCGATATTATGCGGACGGTCCGCAGTTTCGATCCCTGCCTGCCATGCGGCGTCCATATGTATCTCGGCAAGGGCAAGCTTCTTAAACAACTTCATACTCCCACGGCTTTCGCTCCGCTCGCTAAAAAATAA
- the hypB gene encoding hydrogenase nickel incorporation protein HypB translates to MIPTIEASPEETYDIELEQTLLQANAKLARENRAQLDHYGITAIDFMGAIGSGKTTLIARMAGKLKDRLNLAVFNGDATTVDDVNLIAIQGVPTVQLATINGCHLDANLVGKAFLKIDLKKVDLIFIENIGNLICPAEFPLGSRSRVVVVSVTEGPYMVKKHPHMFLGADIVVINKIDLADAMGVKVESLVHDVHTLKPDIKVIPTSCKTGVGLDEVAAALLAGKELHADA, encoded by the coding sequence ATGATACCTACAATCGAAGCCTCACCCGAAGAAACTTACGACATCGAACTGGAACAAACTCTGCTCCAAGCCAACGCCAAACTGGCCAGGGAAAACCGCGCACAGTTGGACCACTATGGCATAACTGCCATTGACTTCATGGGCGCCATTGGCTCCGGTAAAACGACGCTGATTGCCCGCATGGCCGGGAAATTGAAGGACCGGTTAAATCTGGCTGTATTCAATGGTGACGCCACCACAGTCGACGACGTCAACCTCATCGCCATACAGGGCGTGCCGACCGTTCAACTCGCCACCATCAATGGGTGCCATCTGGACGCAAATCTGGTGGGCAAGGCGTTTCTCAAAATCGACCTCAAAAAGGTGGACCTGATCTTCATTGAAAATATTGGCAATCTCATTTGTCCTGCCGAGTTCCCGCTGGGATCCCGGAGTCGCGTCGTCGTTGTGAGCGTGACGGAAGGCCCGTATATGGTGAAGAAACATCCACACATGTTTCTGGGGGCGGACATCGTGGTAATCAATAAAATCGACCTGGCGGACGCGATGGGTGTCAAGGTGGAGAGCCTTGTCCATGATGTTCACACGCTGAAGCCTGATATCAAGGTGATTCCCACCAGTTGCAAGACCGGCGTCGGATTGGACGAGGTCGCTGCTGCGCTGCTGGCGGGCAAAGAACTGCACGCCGATGCATGA
- a CDS encoding HypC/HybG/HupF family hydrogenase formation chaperone, whose protein sequence is MCLAIPGKVIEIEEDPHGVKMAKANFGGIVKQVCLEYTPEVQPGDYVLVHVGFALGIINEAEATRTYKALEAIQQLGELEVPEVSLPT, encoded by the coding sequence ATGTGTCTCGCAATTCCTGGAAAAGTAATAGAGATCGAGGAAGACCCGCACGGCGTGAAGATGGCCAAGGCGAACTTTGGCGGCATCGTCAAACAAGTTTGCCTGGAATATACCCCTGAGGTTCAACCCGGGGATTATGTTTTGGTACATGTCGGATTTGCGCTGGGCATAATAAACGAAGCCGAAGCCACCCGTACGTATAAGGCGCTCGAAGCGATACAGCAACTGGGGGAACTGGAAGTTCCAGAAGTCAGCCTGCCAACGTAA
- a CDS encoding hydrogenase maturation nickel metallochaperone HypA, with protein sequence MHELSIVSGIVESVLDFVEAREIKKVLGVRLAVGELTHLEIEQLQFCYTALVEQTAVQGSTLEVDVVPARVSCPHCLYEGLPKYWEDALSMAPVPTLQCPQCGKATEATQGHECAIKTIKYVT encoded by the coding sequence ATGCATGAGCTTTCGATCGTCTCCGGGATAGTCGAGAGCGTTTTGGACTTTGTGGAGGCGCGTGAAATCAAAAAGGTTCTCGGCGTGAGGTTGGCGGTGGGCGAATTAACTCACCTGGAGATTGAGCAGTTACAGTTTTGCTACACGGCCTTGGTTGAGCAAACAGCCGTTCAAGGCTCAACCCTGGAAGTCGATGTGGTGCCTGCAAGAGTGAGTTGTCCGCACTGTTTGTACGAAGGGTTGCCGAAATATTGGGAAGATGCCTTGTCCATGGCGCCGGTTCCAACCCTGCAATGCCCTCAATGCGGGAAGGCAACAGAGGCAACTCAAGGACATGAATGCGCAATCAAAACCATAAAGTATGTCACTTAA
- the hypD gene encoding hydrogenase formation protein HypD has protein sequence MKYLDEYRNEAMAQKLLNEIRRILTKPWVLMEVCGGQTHTIVKYGLDNLLPPEVELVHGPGCPVCVTSLEMIDKAHAIASRPDVIFCSFGDMLRVPGSEADLLILKSRGADIRVVYSPIDCLKIARANPDKKVVFFAIGFETTAPANAMSVWQARRQGIDNFSILVSHVLVPPAMASILQSPLNRVQGFLGPGHVCTVVGCHEYEPIAARYHVPIVITGFEPIDLLEGVLMTVRQLEAGEARVENQYGRVVNHQGNRVAQDIINQVFEVCDRKWRGVGSIPKSGYKLRYEFRAHDAERLFETREIDTQESALCISGLVLKGVKKPHDCPAFGKECTPLHPLGATMVSAEGACAAYHAYGRHLQFQKESKQAKAMETVSP, from the coding sequence ATGAAATACCTCGACGAATACCGAAACGAAGCGATGGCGCAAAAGCTGTTGAATGAAATCCGGCGCATTCTCACCAAACCATGGGTCTTGATGGAGGTGTGCGGCGGCCAGACTCACACCATCGTAAAGTATGGACTGGATAATTTACTGCCGCCCGAGGTCGAGTTGGTGCACGGTCCGGGCTGTCCAGTTTGTGTCACCTCGCTGGAGATGATCGACAAGGCACACGCGATTGCCAGCCGACCTGATGTCATCTTTTGTTCTTTCGGCGACATGTTGCGCGTGCCCGGTTCTGAAGCCGACCTGCTTATTCTCAAATCCCGGGGAGCTGATATTCGGGTTGTCTATTCGCCCATCGACTGCTTGAAAATCGCGCGTGCAAATCCAGACAAGAAGGTGGTTTTCTTCGCCATTGGTTTTGAGACCACCGCTCCTGCGAACGCCATGTCCGTCTGGCAGGCCCGGCGTCAAGGGATAGACAACTTTTCCATACTGGTTTCGCATGTTCTTGTGCCACCCGCCATGGCCTCCATTTTGCAGTCGCCGTTGAATCGGGTGCAGGGATTCCTGGGCCCCGGTCATGTTTGCACAGTCGTGGGTTGTCATGAATATGAACCCATTGCAGCGCGCTATCATGTCCCAATTGTGATCACCGGCTTTGAGCCGATCGACCTGCTTGAAGGTGTGCTGATGACCGTTCGCCAACTCGAAGCGGGGGAGGCACGGGTTGAGAACCAATATGGCCGCGTAGTCAATCACCAGGGGAACCGGGTGGCGCAAGACATCATTAATCAGGTCTTTGAAGTGTGCGATCGAAAATGGCGCGGCGTCGGTTCAATCCCTAAAAGCGGTTATAAACTGCGTTACGAATTTCGCGCTCACGATGCGGAGCGATTATTCGAAACCCGGGAGATCGATACCCAGGAGTCGGCCCTGTGCATCAGTGGGTTGGTGCTTAAAGGGGTGAAGAAACCGCATGATTGTCCGGCTTTTGGCAAGGAATGCACTCCGCTTCATCCTTTGGGCGCGACGATGGTTTCCGCCGAGGGCGCGTGCGCTGCCTATCATGCTTATGGCCGTCATTTGCAGTTTCAGAAGGAGTCCAAACAAGCAAAAGCCATGGAGACGGTTTCGCCATGA
- a CDS encoding D-sedoheptulose-7-phosphate isomerase, with the protein MNAITTTRSEETYRDKILRKCAESVEMKQKFFNEYANQIEAMAKDMAGRFQQGNKLLVMGNGGSLCDALHFSVEFTHPIIEKRLAFPVIPLMTDIATMTAISNDVDSSRVFVNQLRLHGKPGDMALVVSTSGKSPNLIYALEEARKKEMLTIAWAGKDGGRFPQLADYCFIVPSYSIHRIQEVHATLVHVAWDLIHIALGAEDVI; encoded by the coding sequence ATGAATGCGATCACCACGACCAGGTCCGAAGAAACGTATCGTGATAAGATTCTCCGCAAGTGCGCCGAGAGCGTGGAGATGAAGCAGAAATTTTTTAATGAGTATGCCAACCAGATTGAAGCCATGGCTAAAGATATGGCTGGGCGATTTCAGCAGGGCAACAAACTGCTGGTCATGGGCAATGGCGGCAGCCTGTGCGATGCCCTGCATTTCAGCGTGGAGTTCACCCATCCAATCATCGAGAAACGACTTGCGTTTCCAGTGATTCCGCTGATGACCGATATTGCCACGATGACCGCCATCAGCAACGATGTTGATTCCAGTCGAGTTTTTGTCAATCAGCTTCGACTGCACGGCAAACCGGGCGACATGGCATTGGTCGTGAGCACCAGCGGTAAATCACCCAATCTGATTTATGCACTCGAAGAGGCGCGTAAGAAGGAGATGCTGACCATTGCCTGGGCAGGCAAGGACGGCGGGCGTTTCCCGCAGCTGGCAGACTATTGTTTTATCGTCCCTTCTTACAGCATTCACCGAATCCAGGAGGTCCACGCGACGCTGGTTCATGTGGCCTGGGATTTGATTCACATCGCGTTGGGAGCCGAAGATGTCATCTAA
- a CDS encoding hydrogenase maturation protease, which produces MSKRILIAGVGNIFFGDDAFGVETARQLMQCPLPESVRVIDFGIRSHDLAYTITDGYDIVILVDATARGAEPGTVYLIEADVNDLREPDHEMANAHSLNPAGVLQMVSSLGGWSGRLYIVGCEPAVLETEDGEIGLSTRVQAAVPKAIEMIRLLLGDLAREEKEPGLVEA; this is translated from the coding sequence ATGAGCAAACGAATCCTGATTGCAGGGGTTGGTAATATCTTTTTTGGCGACGACGCTTTCGGTGTTGAAACCGCACGCCAGTTGATGCAATGCCCCCTGCCCGAAAGCGTCCGCGTTATTGATTTTGGAATTCGCAGCCATGATTTGGCCTACACCATCACGGATGGCTACGACATCGTCATTCTGGTCGATGCGACCGCCCGCGGAGCCGAACCAGGCACGGTTTATTTGATCGAAGCTGATGTGAACGATTTGAGAGAGCCCGATCATGAAATGGCGAATGCCCACAGTTTGAACCCCGCTGGAGTGCTGCAAATGGTCAGCTCACTCGGTGGCTGGTCAGGGCGGTTGTATATCGTCGGCTGCGAGCCGGCCGTTTTGGAAACGGAGGATGGTGAAATCGGCCTGAGCACGAGGGTTCAGGCGGCTGTTCCAAAAGCGATTGAAATGATTCGGTTACTGCTTGGCGACCTGGCACGTGAAGAAAAGGAACCCGGCCTCGTAGAGGCCTAG
- the hypF gene encoding carbamoyltransferase HypF, protein MSCERAKIMVRGAVQGVGFRPFVYKLATELRLNGWVLNSSQGVQIEVEGGWPTLQQFLLRLEKEKPPHATIHSLEYSLLDAVGHDGFEIRHSTEGGAKVAVILPDLATCPDCLREVFDPHNRRHLYPFTNCTNCGPRFSIIEGLPYDRSNTSMKEFTMCAECKAEYDNPGDRRFHAQPNACPKCGPHLELWDVAGRVLARNHDALLQAASAVRHGEILALKGLGGFHLIVDARAEDAVLLLRKRKRREDKPFALMYPSLEAIRLGCEVSELEERLLRSSESPIVLLERHSGVAEAQAATNKESIASSIAPHNPTLGVMLPYTPLHHLLLRELGFPVVATSGNLTNEPICIDEREALERLHGVADLFLVHNRPIARHMDDSVVRIMLGRELVLRRSRGYAPLPVHLKEQLPNILAVGAHLKNTVALSVGSDIFISQHIGDLETKEAYSAFSKVTADLQRLYEITPEFTACDLHPDFLSSKFAQRTNAVIVRVQHHYAHVLACMAENELEAPVLGLAWDGTGYGADGTIWGGEFLLVGEDSFERAGHFRPFRLPGGEVAIKQPRRSAVGVLYEIFGDKLFERADPVLLANFSNSELSVLRQALKKQINTPRTSSVGRLFDAVASLVGLRQRAGFEGQAAMDLEFAIRKGIEDAYSFEVKTNGTLVVDWQPMILEIIKEVRREEAVGVIAAKFHNTLAEVAAEMSHRVDNLHVVLTGGCFQNKYLLERTVQRLREEGFRPYWHQRVPPNDGGIALGQVMAAVRASVAAKVVAEPCVQPELIHWNSGALPDSSSS, encoded by the coding sequence ATGAGCTGTGAGCGTGCAAAAATCATGGTGCGCGGCGCGGTGCAGGGGGTTGGCTTTCGGCCTTTTGTATATAAGCTGGCTACGGAGCTTCGTCTCAATGGCTGGGTTCTCAATTCATCGCAAGGCGTGCAAATAGAAGTCGAAGGTGGGTGGCCAACTCTCCAGCAGTTTCTGCTCCGGCTTGAAAAGGAAAAGCCACCGCACGCTACAATCCATAGTCTGGAGTACTCACTGCTGGATGCCGTCGGCCATGACGGTTTTGAAATCCGTCACAGCACTGAGGGAGGTGCCAAAGTCGCAGTGATTTTGCCGGATCTTGCCACTTGCCCTGATTGTCTGCGCGAGGTTTTTGATCCCCATAATCGCCGCCATTTATATCCGTTTACCAATTGTACCAATTGCGGTCCTCGTTTTAGCATCATCGAAGGGCTCCCTTACGATCGGTCGAATACATCGATGAAAGAATTCACGATGTGCGCCGAGTGCAAAGCCGAATATGATAACCCCGGCGACCGCCGCTTTCATGCGCAACCCAATGCCTGCCCGAAGTGCGGCCCACATTTGGAGTTGTGGGATGTAGCTGGCCGTGTGCTTGCCAGGAATCACGACGCCTTGTTGCAGGCGGCTTCAGCGGTACGACATGGTGAAATTCTCGCGCTCAAAGGACTTGGAGGTTTTCATTTGATTGTGGATGCTCGCGCCGAGGATGCAGTTCTGCTCTTGCGGAAGCGAAAACGGCGCGAAGACAAGCCGTTTGCGTTGATGTATCCATCTCTGGAAGCAATCAGGCTGGGTTGTGAAGTCTCCGAACTTGAAGAGCGTTTGCTGAGGTCCTCCGAATCACCCATTGTTCTTTTGGAACGCCATTCTGGAGTGGCTGAAGCACAAGCCGCGACGAATAAGGAATCCATTGCTTCGTCGATCGCCCCGCACAATCCCACCTTGGGGGTGATGTTGCCCTATACCCCATTGCATCATCTGCTCCTGCGGGAACTCGGTTTCCCCGTTGTGGCCACCAGCGGTAATTTAACCAATGAACCGATTTGCATTGATGAACGGGAAGCATTGGAGCGATTGCACGGCGTGGCCGATTTGTTTTTGGTCCACAACCGCCCGATTGCACGGCATATGGATGATTCCGTGGTGCGGATCATGCTTGGACGCGAGTTGGTATTGCGACGGTCCCGCGGTTACGCCCCGTTGCCTGTGCATCTCAAGGAGCAACTACCCAACATTCTTGCAGTCGGGGCTCATTTGAAAAATACCGTGGCTCTGAGTGTCGGCAGCGACATTTTTATCAGCCAGCATATCGGCGACCTGGAGACCAAGGAGGCATATTCGGCTTTCAGCAAGGTCACTGCGGATTTGCAACGCTTGTATGAGATCACGCCAGAGTTCACCGCGTGCGACCTGCATCCGGACTTTCTCTCATCCAAATTTGCACAACGAACCAATGCTGTCATCGTGCGGGTGCAGCATCATTATGCACATGTGCTGGCTTGCATGGCGGAGAATGAACTGGAAGCGCCCGTGCTCGGTCTGGCTTGGGACGGCACTGGATACGGCGCGGACGGTACGATCTGGGGTGGTGAATTTCTGCTGGTGGGGGAGGACTCGTTCGAACGTGCGGGCCACTTTCGTCCATTTAGATTGCCTGGTGGCGAAGTGGCGATCAAACAGCCGAGACGCAGTGCGGTGGGCGTGCTTTACGAAATCTTTGGTGACAAATTATTCGAACGTGCCGATCCTGTGCTGCTCGCAAACTTTTCAAATAGCGAACTCTCCGTTTTGCGACAGGCGCTGAAAAAGCAAATCAACACACCGCGGACCTCCAGTGTTGGCCGGTTATTTGATGCCGTAGCCTCGCTGGTTGGCTTACGACAACGGGCGGGCTTTGAAGGACAGGCGGCCATGGATTTGGAATTTGCCATCCGCAAGGGAATTGAGGATGCGTATTCCTTCGAGGTTAAGACCAATGGGACATTGGTTGTTGATTGGCAACCGATGATCCTTGAGATCATAAAAGAGGTGCGGCGTGAAGAAGCAGTGGGAGTGATCGCCGCCAAATTCCATAACACGCTCGCCGAAGTAGCTGCAGAAATGAGTCATCGAGTTGACAACCTGCACGTGGTTTTAACCGGAGGCTGTTTTCAGAACAAATATCTCCTCGAGCGAACGGTGCAACGATTACGGGAGGAAGGCTTTCGGCCTTATTGGCACCAACGCGTGCCGCCCAATGATGGCGGAATTGCGCTTGGTCAGGTAATGGCGGCAGTGCGTGCTTCTGTCGCTGCCAAAGTCGTCGCGGAGCCATGCGTGCAGCCTGAGTTAATTCATTGGAACAGTGGAGCCTTGCCTGACAGCTCCAGTAGTTAA
- a CDS encoding DUF6893 family small protein, which produces MSNKKQVVLTLSLLAMAAAFVANLPELRRYIKIRGM; this is translated from the coding sequence ATGAGTAACAAAAAACAAGTTGTCCTGACACTCTCGTTACTGGCAATGGCCGCTGCTTTCGTCGCCAACCTGCCGGAGCTTCGTCGCTACATCAAAATTCGCGGAATGTAA